The Populus nigra chromosome 4, ddPopNigr1.1, whole genome shotgun sequence genome contains the following window.
GAGATTCCCAACTCAGTTGTCCCTTTAATGTACCGAAGAACTCTCTTTATAGCTTGTTGGTGTAACTCAGTTGGTCTTTCCATTAATCTGCTGATTAAACTTACCACAAAAGCTAAGTCTGGTCTGGTGGCAGTCAAATACATGAGGCTGCCCACCATTTGCTTATATGTTGTTGCATCAACACTTACCCCACCTTCATCTTTTACAAGTTTGAAACCTGATataattggatttttgacaggaTTGCAGTTTCTCATGCCAAATCTTTCAAGCACCTCATTAGCATATTTCCTTTGATTAATGAAGATCCCTCCACTATGTTGTACAACTTCCACgccaagaaaatatttcattctcCCAAGATCAGACATGTCAAACTCTTGTTTCATAGAGTTCTTGAACCTTTCAAACATTTCTACATTATTTCCTGTAAAAATAAGGTCATCAACGTATACACTTACAATAAGACATTTCCCTTCCATTGTCTTTGTAAACAAGGTATGTTCACTCGGACACCTTTCAAAACCTTCTTTAATGAAATAGGACTCCAGTTTGTTGTACCAAGCTCGAGGAGCTTGCTTGAGTCCATATAGAGCTTTCTTGAGTCTATAAACCTTGTATTCTGCTCCTTTTATTTCATAGCTTTGTGGTTGTTAAACACTGCTTCGTTCAGCTCTCCATGTAAGAAAGCACTTTTCACATCGAGCTGATACACATCCCAACCTCTACAAGCAGCAAGAGCTAGGATCATTCGAATGGTATCCCATCGAGCTACCGGTGCAAAGACTTCAGTATAATCAATTCCAAATTTCTGTGAGAATCTCTTTGCTACAAGCCTTGCTTTGAGTTTATCTATTTTCCCATTCTCATTTAGCTTGGTCTTGAAGACCCATTTTACTCCAATTTGTTTGGCTCCATGTAGAAGTGTAGTCAGCTCCCAAGTTCCATTCTTCGCAATGGATCCAAATCCATTGCTTCTCTCCACTTCGGGCTTTTGGCAGCTTCTTCAAAGGATATAGGATCATTGGAGGCTATAAACAACATTaagttaatttcttcatctaagTAAGATAACCCTTCACCACTTACATAATCCTGCAAGTAAGCTAGTATCCTTCTAACTCTCCCTTGAACTGGACCGGAAACGGTTTCGCTGGATGAAGAAATTGTCCCAGTAGAATTGTCGTCAGTATCACTAGAACTGTCACCAATAGCACTGTTGTCAACCTGCTACTCTTCTTCTGCATTATCATCTGCATTATCATTTTCTTCTGCATTGTCATATACTGGTTGCACATTATCTTCATTACTGTTGTCAACCGGTTGCTCTACTGCTGGAGCATTTTCTGTAACCTGCTGCTCTGCTTCTGCATTGTCACCCCACGCAAGAATTTGATTTTCAGTTTCTTTAGTACCCCAATTCCATTGCTTATCTTCTTCAAACACCACATCTATGCTCACAATAATTCTTGTAGACACTGGATCATACATTCTATAAGCTTTAGATTCTTGACTCAACCCCAAAAAGACACATCGATGGCTTTTATCATCAAGTTTCTGCCGGTGTTTGTCAGGAATGTGAACATGACCAATGCAACCGAACACTTTGAAATATTCCACTGATGGCTTGAACCCAGACCATGCTTCCTCTGGTGTCTTGTCTTTTACTGCAAAGGTAGGACATCGGTTGAGCAAATGAACAGCCCAGTTGACAGCTTCTGGCCAAAATATTTTTGGTACAAGCTTCTCTGTTAACATACAACGAACCATATTCATAATCGTCCGGTTTTTTTGCTCTGAACCCCATTTTGCTGTGGGGTATAGGCTGCTGTGAGTTGTCTAACAATACCATTAGAGCTGcaatattcattaaaattagATAAGGTAAACTCCCCACCTCGATTAGTTCGGAGACAACATATAACATTTGCAGATTCTTTTTCTACTAGactcttgaattttttgaacATGGCAAGTGTTTCTGATTTaagattcaaaaaaataagtcCACAGCTTTCTGCTATAATCATCTGTAAACATGAGTATATACCTCTTATGACTGTTTGACTCAGGTGTAATGGGACCACAGATGTCAGCATGAATGAGTTGCAGTTTCTGTGTAGCTCTCCACATACTCTTTCTAGGAATGATTTATCGATGTTGCTTTCCTATCATACATACTGTGCAAACAGCAGAGGACTCACTGAGATGAAGCAGCCTTTCACCATCTTCTTACAAGACAAGGTACTCAAGCCCTTGAAATGTAAATACCCATATCTACAGTGCCACAGGTCAGCTGGATTTTCAGATGTGGTTTTGAAGCATGTAGGAATTGAGACTTGAGCTTGCACCCGTGTTTCTCTTTCAGCCAGAAGAATAAACATCCGATTAGCAGACATTTGAGTACTCATAAGTAACCCTCGTTCATGATGATAAATTTTGCATTCACCATGTTCCATTAGAATAACCAGTTTGTGTTTTTGGAGCTGACCAATACTAAGAAGATTATTTTTGAGCTCAGGTAAGTAAAATACATCAGCAATCATCTGACTTGTACCATTAATTCGAAGCTTGATGTTTCCTTTTCCCATTACAGTCATTTTGGTGTCATTGCCAAGCTTTACAACTTGCCGAAAAGACTCATCCAGATGAATGAACCACTGCCTATCACCAGTCATATGATTGCTGCAGCCTGAATCAAGAAACCACATTGTTTCTTTAGAGTTGGTAAGTTCTGTTTGAGCCATCAACAacatttcttcttcatttatttcagcATAATGAGCTCCTTTTTCCCAGCTAGGACATTCATATTGAAAGTGTCCTAGCTTGTGACACTTGTAGCACTCCACAAGTGCTTTGTTGAATCCATATCTGCCTCTGCCTTTCCCACGTTCGACCACCTCTACTTCCGCTTCCTTCATATGAAACATTCAGAGCCTTTTCATCATTTTGAAAATGACGATTCAATCTTTGTTCATGAATAAGTAAGCTTCTTTGAAGTTCATCTATGGTAAGTTGGCTCAAATCGTTAGACTCCTCTACTGAACATACCACATAGTCAAATCTGAAAGTCATTGATCGTAGAATTTTCTCAATGATCATGACTTGCTCCATCATCTCACCATGAACTTTCATCTTATTTATAATCGTTAATGTCCGAGCAAAGTACTCGTCCACTTTCTCCCCTTCCTTCATTTGCAGCACCTCAAATTCTCTTCTTAAAGCTTGCAATTGAGCTCTTTTGACTCGTGTTAATCCCTGATATTTCTGCCTCATAGAGTCCTATATGCTCTTAGCACTTCCTTTATCAAGGATAGTCTCCATGATAGTGCGATCAATGGATTGAAACAGATAGTTCTTTACCTTTAAATCTTTGATTTGGAGTTGTTTTTGTGCCTCGGTTAGCACAGCTCCATCTTCTGCTGCTGAAGAAACTCCTGTTTCTATCAAATCCCAGTACTCTTTTGAACGAAGAAGATTCTCCATACGCATAACCCAGTGGTCATAGTGACCATCAAACTGAGGAATGGCTGCTTGAACATATTTATCTGTAGCCATCTCAGACTTCTCGTTCTTATCTCAATTTGGTGTTTCACTCTTTCTCTCGTGTTTCACTCCTGCTCTAGTGTTTCACTCACCAGGTGTTTCACTCTTCTCTCTTGTTTAGGAATTGCAATTCCAAACAAAACTCTCAATCAAGCCCCCTATGTGttgaggctctgataccaaatgtcaGTTTCGTAAGCTCTTAACTACACAAATAATTGTTAAAAGCAAGAGACTGTATTATTGCAGTTGAAGAACTGAGGCTTTATATCAGCCTTTACATAGCAGGAATATCGGAAATAACAGAACCACTAAAGACGTGGTCAAACGATtacaaagaaatcaaatctaaactgAAGTCCAAAGAATCAGGACATTATTAACCAAAAACAGCAGCAACAGTTAAGACTAAGTCAACAAAAGAACACAACAGGCTCTGTTCATCGAAtgttttatgtaattaaaaaatatatacagttGATCGAGATTGATCTCTGGTTTGAGCATTGATGCGTTCCCAGTTCCCTTGGCAATCTACTAGTTATTTGAAATGCGTATAATtttttcagcaaaaaaaaaaatatatgtaagatttttaaatgtcttttttttttacaacaagaattttaattataaatctaaaattaaatctatacatgcatttaattaaataaataaataataatctttgttaatatatatatatatatatatatatatatatatatatatataatattaacatGTGACTCATTTAGCTGAAAGtcgaataattgttttttcaacgcaaaaaaattaatgtttagatgatattaaagtgttttttgactgtgcgtaaaaaatataactaaaaataaaaaaaattaatatttacatataataaaatatagtgaggatcatatatgttaataaaaacatataatattttaagtttatttttaacgtagtagaaaaataaaatattattgtaattgctatataaaaacattatttttttaatctttgtataataatttgttttgaaaaaaacagtgtaaagaaaaagagaaaaattaccaaagaaaagaagataaaaaaaaaatagtataaattgATCAAGTGTAAGTgtagaataataaatattattcaagatgtaaaaaataaaaaacacaattggAGAGAGAATCTCAATTGTGCTACTAGTAAAACACTATATTCTTTTAGCATATATAGATAGGTGGCCTACTCTTCTCCGTGGAATCTTACCACAATCGTCCTTGTCCTTTTGAATGGCCCTATCCATTAACACTCTTCGAAGACCCTTTGTCTCTTTATCAAAATCTACATTATATTTTAGATATGTTTGAAAGcgtagataatattttttaaagtattttttatttaaaaataaattaaaataatattttttatttttaatattaacatattaaaactatctaaaaatatataaaaaattaattgaaaactaaaaaattctcaaaatcaTGGTTTGAACCACAATTCTAAATTAACAAAGACAAGTCAGGGTCCATAAAAGTTAGCCACGATCTGGGATCGAAATTTTGAGAAATTCctttctttaaaaacataatattataattaaaaaaaataggacgTGAAATATTTGAAAGGAAATTGTCCTGAGCAGTAAATTTGTTGTCTCCGTTTTATTATTGCTGATTGTTAGAAACCGTAAAATTAGGTTTCATCTACTTAATTATATTGAcatttcatctttaattttctttttagaaggaaaatattttctttatgtaTTGAAAATAcagttgaaattatattttttaaaattatatttttttattaaaaataatttttatatatttttaaatcgttttaatatacagaacttaaaaataatttttaaaaataaaaaaatattattttaatatatatttaaataaaaaatactttcaattataaatgctaatataattccaaacaagtggtgttagaaaaaaaatataattaaatcttgaaaCTTGAATGTATGTGTCGGCATGGTGCTGCCTCTCTATAGTTAATTTCACAGGTTGTTTTCCTGAATCACCGAGACCTTAGCTATCTTTCACCAAGAAGACGAGggatgacaaaaataaatttttactttcttttctctttttactttttttttatctatctctATGGAGTAATTCTCACTAATTATTtagaaattgatgttttttttagggttgaaaaaaaatgataaatcaattaaaccaagaaaacaaaaaaaaaaaactaaaactgaaccataaaaaaactgattaaaacgattagaatatttaaaaaatattcggttcagttcggttttataagtctaaaGCTGAAAAATCtcaaccaaaccgaaccggtttagttaaaaataaaccaaaaactgaaccaaaaaaatcaaatcaaattgaaaaaacagaactataaaatcaaaacccatcagaaagcccaaaaaacaatatagtttttggtttttaatataaaataactgaacAAAATCGAAACAGAATCAAACCAAACTAAACTGAACAGAATCGAAATCGGTTGATTGTGTTTcggttttttatataaaataattgaaccGAACTGAAACTTGTTAGTTGGAATCagttttgattaatttgattttggttttttttttatatttaataaaattttaatttggttatttttataaataaaaactcaactGAAAGtctaatcttttttaattaataactgttgattacaaaaaataaaaccagcCCATATTCTATTTTTGACGTTATATTTTACTTAGCAGATTCTACATTAATAGCATGGTACTgtgattcatttattttataacatgaTCAATTCACCTGAGAGAAAAAGAAACGAATTTAACTAAGCATCCTTTTTCTATCTATCTAAAGCAACTAAGGTAGTGATGAAAAGGCGGCCATTAAAGTCGCGCTTCTCTCTTTGGAAGCTCTTTAGGCAATGCCAGCACATGTAGAGGGGCGGTTCAGCAGAACCTGATCCGTCTCGAAGAGCGTTCCGTTTCTATGAGAGGAGGAGGTTAATTTAGGGGGTAGATGCTGTCATGATCAGGATGATGCAACACGTTGAATAATCATACAGTAGGTCTCTCCCAGTGCTTGCGTTTGCATTACCAATACATCCAGCGGCACTGGATTCTCACCGCCAACTAGGAAGAGTATCTCATTTAAAGGAGACTGGTGAGATTTCTGACACCTGTCATGTGagtggggtttagggtttctgCAGAGAAGGTGAATTTTGAGGCAACGTTTTAACAATTGAGAACAGACCCCTACAGTTCTTCTCTGTCGGCGAAAttcttatttattcatttttcacTTTCATTTCCTCTCCATACTCTTTTACTTTTCTTCTTTCACCGCTGCAAATTCTGATACAACTCTTAGTCTGTCTACACACTCTTCTCCTCTATCTTTCCCATCCCTCTGTCTCTCAGTTGCGTTTCTCACTTATCTTCTcaccctttttttctctctccctcaAACACTCTCTCTTTTGTAAGAAAGAGAGTGCTGAAAAATATATAAGCCATGGAAATTGACCAGTTAAGGTCTGCAACAGAAGATCAGATGGAAATGATGATGCTGATGGACAAGCTTCCCGAGTTCTACGATTCCTATAACGATGTTGCTGATCGTTTATCCCCAACAGAGTTTCTTGCTGCAAGTGCAAGTAATATTTCCATCTCGCATTTCAACACTGATAACCCACACAATGCTAGCTCACCTTCATTTATGAACCTACAATCCACTCTATCTTCTAATAGTAACAGCACCCCAACTCAAGACCAATCCCCGCAAGATTTCTTTCCCAGTCCATCTTcgtcaagatggagtggtcttGGTGAATTACCGGAGGCAAATGATTATGCTACACCATCACAAAAGAAGAATTCAATGGCAACAATGAGGGAGATGATATTTCGAATTGCCGCCATGCAGCCAATTCAAATAGACCCAGAATCAGTGAAGCCACCAAAACGTAGGAACGTGAAGATATCAAAAGATCCGCAAAGTGTTGCTGCACGCCATAGAAGAGAACGGATAAGTGAGAGAATAAGGATACTTCAAAGACTAGTCCCTGGAGGGACTAAAATGGACACTGCCTCTATGTTAGATGAGGCAATTCATTATGTTAAGTTCTTGAAGACTCAAGTGCAGTCACTTGAGAGAGCTCAGGCTAATAGgccaacaacaacaactgaGATTGGATTTCCTGTGGCAATGACTAGCGGGAGTTACCTTCCAATGGGAAAAGGATATCACCAACCGCCTGCTCGTCGTCGTCAAAATGTTCAGAATTATGGTGATGCTTAGCTCATGAAGGGAGTGGTGAGCTGGatttttaaatgcatttttcTAGTGAGTAGTGATATTATTAGCTAGTGGGGTTGTAAAGAGCTGTCTTTAATGCATGGCTATTTGTTCTATCTTCAAATGTCGAGGCACTGTGATCCTTGTTGTATTGACATCAATAATTACAATCTCTGAATACAATGTACAAATGCTCAAAATCTTAGGTGAACATCTCAATCATTGTCTTAGttaatttccttcttttttttcatttaaaaatctcCCCTTACATATGTCTAGTTGTGATGATTTCATCGCACTCAAAATCGCGTAattcaaaccaaagaaaatgaagaatctTGTCTTTGGTATTAATATTGACACAAGTGCAATGATGGTATTATTGCATCTGGCAAAGGAAGAGAGTTTCTCGCTGCTATGCATGCTGCTCTCTGTGGGAAATCAgccaggaaaagaaaataataaatgctAGTGGGTAGATAGACTATGCACAAAAAATCTTAATATCTCTGCCGAGAAAAATCTAGATTGGCTTCTTTACAGATAGACCAGTTGTTCACCCACTTGGTCGTGCCAAAGAATTACCAGCTTTTACCGTCATTTTGGGACACTTGGCCGCTTAAAGTCTTTGCAATCCACGTTCTACGGCAGTACAAGGAGACAATCCTGAAAAACTAATGATCGagcataataaatatatatattcaaatcttGTAAAATCTAGTATCATTAAGGGAAGGGATGGGTTTGTGAATTTTGAGTTGTAATGCTGGGGATTGGGAAATAGCTATATGCTCCATCAAAATAACAAGATAATcttaataactaataaaatattgctGATTATTTTATAAGCATCATATCATATAACTTCTCGTTTCTCATGTGTTTGCTTATTAATATTGTCCTCgtctaattttttatgtttttttttcctcgaaaGGTTTACTTTGTACTTAGTTGATAAGGAGTTCAAAAGTTCTGTTAATCCAGCCATAACACTTATAGATTTGTAATAGCATACCAAGGATctatttgataatttgattgTGTTGTATTTTACAATGGTTTATGAAGTagattaaaatttaactatttttgtttCGTCGATAATTGTTCCTGGCCAGATCAACGAGAGCATAGTTTTGGGAAAAGAAAGCATCTGGGTTTTCCTCGGAAATGATTGCGCGAAGATTTGATGAGATGGGAAGTGATGGCATCGCCATTGTCGAGGGAGCATGAGAAATCCACGTGAAAATCTGACAAAGAGGTGGGCTTTATTTTTCAAACGTGGCATGATGATGACGTCGTTGGCCGCCTTGACACGTGAAACTCAATCTACACGGTCAACGTATTTGGACTTTTTCTCCAACTTCGATCTCCAAGTCTGCGTTCCGCATGTGATAAAGCATGTTTCGTAACGCGGCTCACCgcctttttaaaaagtttaatttatttttattattaaaatttaatataatttatatattttagatcattCTAATATActagtatcaaaaataattttaaaaaaataaaaaaatattattgacatgcattttaacacgaaaaattatttgaaaagcatttacAATTACACATAGTTTATATAATAGCTACATGGAAAATTGTCCAGAGTTTCCActtaataaaagattttaaaaataaaaaatatatttattaattatattttataaaataaaaattacctcTATTTAATAATCTTAACCAAGTAATCGGCATATTGATTgcctttcaaaatacaagatgtCCTTTGTATAGAGCTTAGAAAGGATGTAAACGTACCTTGAATAACATCCAAAAGctcccaacaaaaaaaattgaaaggaaattAGGATTTTAAGAGTTCTTATTGAATATTTGCgtgtttatttactttttaaacacTAAAATTTGTGTTTGCTTAGCTTTTGTTGTGAATGTCTACCGAAAAAGGAAATTAAGATCGTTTACCGAATTTGTTTTATTGCAAACTTTTGGTGAATATTTTTCCAAGGCTGTTGAAGGCcaggaaaaaaatgatagagATAGATTTGAACAGCTGCaagatatagttttttttaggttttgtccTTTTATTTCTAAGTCAATTTAGCTTGAAGATGAAAATCTTGTAAGGTAATTTATGTTTAGTTCAAAGCAGTATTTAGATTATATAGTTTTGAACCTAGCTATAAAGAAGTGTCCATATAAATACAGAGTGATAAATATACTTGATAtctataattttagattatttgagGATATATAAAGGCCAAATAATTACAATAGATAactgcaaaaattattttcattttgagtTATATGGGTTGCatattatacatataatttAAGTTTTGATATTATTCAAACCCGAACTCAAACTTAAAACTACTACTCATACTTGACTCATTACTCGGTAGGTATGTAATTGAATATTCAAAACCAACTTGATTGAGTTTAATGTATGTATTTATGTACCTATTACCAAAACatagataattaattatgaCA
Protein-coding sequences here:
- the LOC133690771 gene encoding transcription factor HEC2-like → MEIDQLRSATEDQMEMMMLMDKLPEFYDSYNDVADRLSPTEFLAASASNISISHFNTDNPHNASSPSFMNLQSTLSSNSNSTPTQDQSPQDFFPSPSSSRWSGLGELPEANDYATPSQKKNSMATMREMIFRIAAMQPIQIDPESVKPPKRRNVKISKDPQSVAARHRRERISERIRILQRLVPGGTKMDTASMLDEAIHYVKFLKTQVQSLERAQANRPTTTTEIGFPVAMTSGSYLPMGKGYHQPPARRRQNVQNYGDA